The Pirellulaceae bacterium region CAGGCAGCGGGTATCCCGCGACCTGTGGAGCTGGATATAGGAGGTGGATTTGCCTCGCCAAGAGACCCCTTCAACGCGGCGACCGACTACCATCTGCCTGGCTTGCTGAAATGGTTCAACCGGCTTTCTCGATGGCTGCATCGGTTGGGGCCAACCATGCGATACCGCTGGATTGCTCGGTTTCTGAGTGGAATGGTCTCATCGACCAATACTCAACCAGTACCCACGATCGACCAATACGCTCAAGCGGCGGCTGGTACCTTACGTGACAGTCTGCGCCGGCATGGTGTGGACCCCACTGGCATCATGTTGCAAGTCGAACCGGGGCGATCACTGTTCGGTAATTGTGGTGTTCACCTGACGACCATACAGTCGATCAAACATTTTCAACGACCGATCGTCTGGAAAGTTGCCGCCACCGATACCACAGAGTTCTGGTTTACAGGCGGTCGTTATGAACACCACTTGCACGAACATTGGGTCGCTAATAACGCCTCGACGGTCAAAAGCGATATCGTGGACATCGTTGGACGGAGCTGTTACGGCGATCGACTGCTGCCACGCGTGGCCACGGCCCCCTTGCGTACGGGTGACGTGATCGCCATCTTGGATACCGGTGCCTACCAAGAGGTCTCAGCCAGCAATTTTAACGCCATCCCGCGACCAGCCACCGTCCTGGTTCATGGCGATCAGGCGGAGATCATTCGGCGAGCCGAATCCATCGATGAAGTTTTTGCTCGCGACCTGGTGCCCCGTCGTTTGAACAGTGAGGAATCACGATAAGCAGCCGCCTAAAGCAATCGTGACTTCTACTGCCAGTTGCAATCCACTCCACCGCACATAGCATGACCGGTTGTTCAATTCCGGTGATCACAACTCCACGGCAACGCAGCGTTAATTTGTCCAACCTTTGACCTGTCTTATACGCCAAAGGACTGCCCCTGCCGCTTCGTTGTCATCAAGTCTACAGGCCAGAATGAGCGCGTATACTCTACAGGCGTGAACGGTTACGGCTGGGTTACAATATTTACCGCACTCACGAGCTGCTTCGGAGATTCCGGTGGCTCCGGCAAGCTCGAGCGATTCAAGACCGCCATGTCCTAGGTCACGTCAGCCATTGGTTAGCAAGGCGATGCAAGTCCGAAGGTGATGCTTGGCCATGTCCGTGGGTACTATGCAGTTTGCAGATCGCGCGGTTGGATGCCGTGATTCGGGATGCTCAAGTACTTTGCGTTGACCCACATAAAGGGTTGAATAAACGGCCCTACCAAAAACAGGAATAGGACGGTCGTTATTCCCATCGGACCACCTAGCAGCCAGCCGCTGGTAAACAATCCGATTTCCAAAAGCATCTTGGCTCTAAAAAAGGTCCACCCCAGTTTTTCTAGGAAGGTAATTGCGACTAAATCCATGATGCGAATCCCGATTCCACTCATGATGATCAGCGCGGAGGCATACGAGCACATCAGCAGTGATACTATTGCCAAGGCGATGGAACTCAAATTGATCACGCCCTCGTTCACTGTTACATTCCAAACCGGTAATGACTCGATCGTATACTTCTGAAGCTCAATAGCATTCCAGAAGTCCAACAAAAATCCGACCGCAGAGGTGCTGACAAATGGCATGATGGGCGGAAGCTTCATGTTCCAGATCATCCACCACGACAAGAAAAAAATGGCTACCAAAGACGAACAAACACCAAGCCCAAATCCCAGGTGCTGATTCATGCCGATGACTAACACATCCAAGGGGTCTGTTCCAAGCCGTGCATCGATAAATCCTTTTGCACCGAGTGAAAATAGTATGATTCCCAATCCATAGATCAGCACTTGGTAGCGACGTATGGTTAGGGACTCTGTGAAATAGGTCTTCAGCAAGCTCATCGCGCAAACTCAAAGGTGAAAGTCAAAGTTGTCGTCCGTAGCGGTCCATTCGCTTCAGGCTGCCCAGTCTAAGTACCCGAAGGTCGATAGTCAATCTTTTCAAACCGCACAGAATATGACGCTCAACCCAAATCGTGCGTAGTAGCGTTTGTACCGATAAATTGGGGAGTTACCTTGGGGCGGGCAAGGCTCTTGCGAATCAGGGGCTAATGATACGCTGCTGGACAAGCCAAAACGTATCAAGTAGCATCGGAGCCATGCAGACTCCACGGACATCTCATGATCGGCAGTCGATTGGCCTGGCAAATTGGGGTTGTGGTGACTTGCCTGTGCGTGATGCTAGTTCCCGCCGGCAGTTTCTGCAACGAACAGGCGGCGGATTGGGGTGGTTGGCGGCCGGTCTGCTGAACCATCAAGTTGCCAGTGGCCAAACCAAGCTGGGTGGAGCCGTCGACCCGCTACGTCCCAATGCTGCCCGCCCGCCGCATTTTGGGGCTCGAGCCAAATCGGTCATCGTGCTCTTCATGGTCGGCGGGCCGGCTTCGATGGATACCTTCGATTATAAGCCGGTGCTGCAAGATAGGGATGGCCAGCCACTTCCCCGTTCGCTCCGTCAGTCACTGGAAGACACCAAATTCGCCAACGTGCTGCATGGGACGGAAGATCGTTTGCTGGCCAGCCCTTTTCAGTGGCGTCAGCATGGTCAGTCGGGGATGTGGGTCAGCCAGCTATTTCCACACGTCGCTCGAGAGGTAGACCAGTTGTGTTTCATCCATTCGCTTCAGGCTGACTCGAACAACCATGCTCCGGCCAGCTACCAGTTTCACTCAGGAGACATCCGTGCGGGCAAGGCCAGTTTGGGATCGTGGGTTACCTATGGACTGGGTAGCGAGAACCAGGACTTGCCGGGCTACGTCGTGCTGTTTGATGCAGGGCCACTGGGAGGAGCCGCCAACTACTCGAACGGATTTTTGCCAGCCGCCTACCAGCCGACGCACCTGAGATCCTCGGGGAGTCCCGTCCTGGGTCTGTTGCCGCCGAAGGAATCGGCTGAGCATCAGCGCGCGACGATCGATCTGGTCCAACAGTTGAACGTTCAGCACCGCCAGACCCGAGCTGGCTTTACCGATCTGGACGCTAGAATTGCAAGTTATGAACTCGCATACCGCATGCAAACGTCTGCTATTGAATTGGGCGATTTGGGATCGGAAACTGCTGCCACCCATCGCGCCTACGGTCTGGATCACAGCGACCCACGCACGGTCAGCTTTGCTCGCAAGTGCCTGATGGCGCGTCGATTGGTAGAGCGGGGAGTGCGATTCGTTCAGCTGTACGACATGCCAGACAAGGACGGCTGGGACGCGCACGCCGGGCTGGTGGAGAACCATGTTCCGCGAGCACGCTGGACCGACCAGCCGATAGCCGCCCTGTTAGCCGATCTGCGTCAGCGTGGCTTGCTGGAGGAGACGTTGGTCCTGTGGGTCAGCGAGTTTGGTCGCACGCCGACGGTGCAAGGCAAAGACGGCAGGCAGCACAATGCGGCCGGCTTTACGGTTTGGCTGGCCGGTGCCGGAGTGCGTCCCGGTCGCATTGGCAGCACCGATGAATTCGGGCTGCAAGCGATCGAGCGGCCCACGGCGATGCGCGATTTACATGCCACCATTTTGCATGCCATGGGCCTGAGGCACGAGGAGTTGTACTTTGAGATCAGTGGTCGCCAAGAACGACTGACCGGCGTGGCTGGGGGTGCCAAAGTAATTCAGGACGCTTTTGCGTGAGGCAGCGTTTCCGCGATGTTTGCATTGAAGCTAACAAAAACTCAATTACAAACGCTCTATCGGTGGGAGCATGGCGGGCTGGCTTTCAGAGGGATCATACTTGCCGTCGCAGCTGCGCTCTTGAGCCCAACAGTCG contains the following coding sequences:
- a CDS encoding DUF1501 domain-containing protein, yielding MQTPRTSHDRQSIGLANWGCGDLPVRDASSRRQFLQRTGGGLGWLAAGLLNHQVASGQTKLGGAVDPLRPNAARPPHFGARAKSVIVLFMVGGPASMDTFDYKPVLQDRDGQPLPRSLRQSLEDTKFANVLHGTEDRLLASPFQWRQHGQSGMWVSQLFPHVAREVDQLCFIHSLQADSNNHAPASYQFHSGDIRAGKASLGSWVTYGLGSENQDLPGYVVLFDAGPLGGAANYSNGFLPAAYQPTHLRSSGSPVLGLLPPKESAEHQRATIDLVQQLNVQHRQTRAGFTDLDARIASYELAYRMQTSAIELGDLGSETAATHRAYGLDHSDPRTVSFARKCLMARRLVERGVRFVQLYDMPDKDGWDAHAGLVENHVPRARWTDQPIAALLADLRQRGLLEETLVLWVSEFGRTPTVQGKDGRQHNAAGFTVWLAGAGVRPGRIGSTDEFGLQAIERPTAMRDLHATILHAMGLRHEELYFEISGRQERLTGVAGGAKVIQDAFA